The Haloterrigena turkmenica DSM 5511 genome includes the window CCCGTCCAGTGCGTGCTTCATCGTCGTGGCCATGGATTTGAGAATTCCGATCATGCTAGGACCCCCACGATTACTGCGGTGAGGATGAGGTTCGCGAAGGAAAGGACGAGCAGCCCCTTCCAGCCGATCTCGATCAGTTGGTCGATCCGGACCCGGGGCACCGCCGAGCGGAGCCACTGGGTCAGGAGGAATATCGCCCAGATCTTGACGATGAACCAGACGATGCCGAGTGCCGCCGGCCCGGGTCCGGCCGGACCGCCGAGGAAGATCGTCGCGATGATCCCGCCCCCGAGGAAGATGTGGAGGAACTCCCCGAGATAGATCAACACGAAGTAAACCGAGGAGTACTCGGTCTGGTAGCCGGCGACGATCTCGGTCGGCGCTTCCGGCGTGTCGAACGGGTTACGGCCGACCTCCGCGAAGTTCGCGATCAGGAAGAGGACGAACGCGAACGGGTTGACCAGCGCGTACCACCGCGGGATGTCCAGGCCGGCGAACGAAACCAGCGGCTCGGCCTGGGCCGCGACGATCTCGCTCATCTGGAGGGTGCCGGCGAAGATCACGACCGACATCCCGGTGACGACCAGCGGGATCTCGTAGGCGATGTTCTGTGCCACCGCGCGGAGGCCACCGATCAGCGAGTACTTGTTCGCCGACGCGTAGCCGGCCATCACCAGTCCGAGGCTCGCGATCCCCGAGACGGCGAAGACGTACGCCAGCCCGACTTCGGGATCGGCGAGGTGGATGCCGCTGCCCATCGGGATCACGGCGAAACCGAGCAGTGCCGAGCCCGCGACGATGATCGGCGCGAGGTCGTAGGCCGGTCGGTCGGCGTTCTCGGGAACGACCAGCTCCTTCGACAGGAGGCGAACGGAGTCGGCGAGGATGATGAAGATTCCGCCCGGACCGAGCCGGTTGACCGCGATCCGGTCGGTGAACGCGGCGGTGATCTTTCGCTTCGCCCACGGGCCGGCGACGCCGGTCATCGCCAGCATCAGGTTCCCGATGACGAACGCGGCGAGGAACGTCGCGAGCAGTTCGCCCCCGACGCCGAAGCCGTCCAGCCCCGTTAGCTCGCCGATCCGCTCGGGGAGCAAGATCGTGTCGCCGTTCTGGAGCGGCGCCGTCGTGTATCCGCTCACCATGGTTATCGGTCCACCTCCCCGAGCACGATGTCGAGACTACCCAGCGACGCGATCAGGTCGGGGACGTAC containing:
- a CDS encoding complex I subunit 1/NuoH family protein encodes the protein MVSGYTTAPLQNGDTILLPERIGELTGLDGFGVGGELLATFLAAFVIGNLMLAMTGVAGPWAKRKITAAFTDRIAVNRLGPGGIFIILADSVRLLSKELVVPENADRPAYDLAPIIVAGSALLGFAVIPMGSGIHLADPEVGLAYVFAVSGIASLGLVMAGYASANKYSLIGGLRAVAQNIAYEIPLVVTGMSVVIFAGTLQMSEIVAAQAEPLVSFAGLDIPRWYALVNPFAFVLFLIANFAEVGRNPFDTPEAPTEIVAGYQTEYSSVYFVLIYLGEFLHIFLGGGIIATIFLGGPAGPGPAALGIVWFIVKIWAIFLLTQWLRSAVPRVRIDQLIEIGWKGLLVLSFANLILTAVIVGVLA